A stretch of Blautia liquoris DNA encodes these proteins:
- a CDS encoding helix-turn-helix transcriptional regulator has translation MGSYLYWFYYNTVYTNFKKSNLDYLSAVSDEHENNMSVLNNIMTQLSLMGGNVEFSLHDQPQKSIELKKVMNQYLSVSQFFDRCFFFYHGDSYLYNQSTSINVSNFVTEGIRLEKFNSEQLKEFLYENEKMSVLSEQKIEGYLVQKSGRIMESTVIYSIPMEPKKESTILFLVGGKYYDKLLGSESNDKRRTFIFYQDVPIVARGNVPLSPDPPGKSDEEQYVMKKDGEKYLVTWMQGESGLLYCTVQSEKIFQNNFFSEQWGVLLILAICSIPTAFAFLKLSKSLSEKVRSINILLGTEEYYNMENMENGVRVLVENHKESNEEHMLLRRTRFISEFVRGQFADRDQVICVAKEASLNIDKAYYVITLMGDYGDNAENVGQEMMLHAISEKRVEEGYGIHLINSNQSLYVLFSDSIKRLEELLKELFIVGKNCCEEFVMSVSDFHSDFCEAPTAYLEADSAYSTRLLVDNGRILYFTDIEIRKGSITVTDPYLHRLRSAIRDRNETEVKKIIQEICDTLRSSGQSLLTFRILCNNIIYMLFAEGKDSKISFEDTYSVFSLAQCLTLNDFHDILWEVCSKLMEAYPGKAESGEKFVGEAIENMKQNYQNTEFNMATLAEQLGVSSVTLAIKFKNAMEISPSDYLTILRMEQAKVLLKETDLKVKEISVKVGYMDVHVFIRKFKKYTGTTPGQYRVQAI, from the coding sequence ATGGGATCTTATTTGTACTGGTTTTATTACAATACAGTCTATACTAATTTTAAAAAATCCAATCTGGATTATCTCTCTGCGGTCTCAGATGAACATGAAAATAACATGAGCGTATTGAATAATATAATGACACAGCTTAGTCTCATGGGAGGAAATGTGGAATTTAGTCTGCACGATCAGCCTCAGAAGAGCATTGAATTGAAAAAGGTGATGAATCAGTATCTGTCAGTAAGTCAGTTCTTCGACCGCTGCTTTTTCTTTTACCATGGGGATTCTTATCTCTATAATCAGAGCACATCAATAAATGTGAGTAATTTTGTGACGGAAGGGATCCGCTTAGAGAAATTCAATTCAGAGCAATTAAAGGAGTTTCTGTATGAGAACGAAAAGATGTCTGTACTTTCGGAACAGAAAATAGAAGGATACCTGGTTCAAAAATCAGGCAGGATCATGGAAAGCACTGTCATTTATTCCATTCCTATGGAGCCAAAGAAAGAAAGCACTATTTTGTTTCTAGTAGGTGGGAAATATTATGATAAGCTACTTGGAAGTGAATCGAACGATAAGAGGCGGACTTTTATATTTTATCAAGATGTTCCAATTGTTGCCAGAGGGAATGTGCCATTAAGTCCTGATCCGCCGGGAAAATCAGATGAAGAACAATATGTTATGAAAAAAGACGGTGAAAAATATCTGGTTACCTGGATGCAGGGAGAAAGTGGGCTGCTATACTGTACAGTACAGTCTGAAAAGATTTTTCAGAATAATTTTTTCTCAGAACAATGGGGAGTGCTGCTGATCTTGGCAATTTGCAGTATTCCTACTGCTTTTGCTTTTTTGAAACTATCCAAAAGCTTATCGGAAAAGGTTCGGAGCATTAATATTCTTCTGGGGACAGAAGAATATTATAATATGGAAAATATGGAAAACGGAGTTCGTGTTCTCGTGGAAAACCACAAAGAAAGCAATGAGGAACACATGCTGCTGCGCAGAACGAGATTTATCAGTGAATTTGTTCGTGGACAATTTGCGGACAGAGATCAGGTGATTTGCGTGGCTAAGGAAGCGAGTCTTAACATAGATAAAGCATATTATGTTATTACACTTATGGGAGATTATGGAGATAATGCTGAAAATGTTGGGCAGGAAATGATGCTCCATGCAATATCAGAAAAAAGGGTCGAAGAAGGATATGGTATACACCTGATCAATAGCAACCAAAGCCTATATGTTCTTTTCTCAGATTCGATTAAGAGATTGGAAGAATTATTAAAAGAGTTGTTTATTGTCGGTAAAAACTGCTGTGAGGAATTCGTTATGTCTGTCAGTGATTTTCACAGTGATTTTTGTGAGGCGCCAACTGCCTATCTGGAAGCAGATTCAGCATATAGTACCCGATTATTGGTGGACAATGGGAGAATCCTATATTTCACAGACATAGAAATCCGGAAAGGATCGATTACGGTTACGGATCCTTACTTACATAGATTGAGAAGTGCAATTCGGGATCGAAATGAAACAGAAGTAAAGAAAATCATACAGGAGATATGTGATACTCTTCGATCCAGCGGTCAGTCGCTGCTTACATTTCGAATTCTCTGTAATAATATTATTTATATGCTCTTTGCGGAGGGAAAAGATAGCAAGATCAGTTTTGAAGACACCTATAGTGTATTTTCACTTGCACAGTGTCTCACTCTCAACGATTTCCACGATATTTTATGGGAGGTCTGCAGTAAACTGATGGAAGCATATCCTGGGAAAGCAGAAAGTGGAGAAAAGTTTGTAGGAGAAGCAATAGAGAATATGAAACAAAATTATCAGAATACGGAGTTTAATATGGCTACGCTGGCGGAGCAGCTAGGGGTCAGCAGTGTGACTCTGGCAATAAAATTCAAGAATGCAATGGAAATAAGCCCTTCTGATTATCTGACTATTTTACGGATGGAACAGGCAAAAGTCCTTTTAAAGGAAACTGATCTAAAGGTGAAAGAAATAAGTGTCAAAGTTGGTTATATGGACGTTCATGTTTTTATTCGCAAATTCAAAAAATACACGGGAACAACACCCGGTCAATATCGAGTGCAGGCGATATAA
- a CDS encoding glycoside hydrolase family 43 protein encodes MKYMNPVVRGFHPDPSICKVGEDYYLVNSSFEYFPGIPVYHSRDLVNWKQIGNCITRKSQISLQGAKDSGGIWAPTIRHYDGKFYVTSTLDGGGNFIVSTDDIQGEWSDPVWVPMSGIDPSLYFENRRTYYCTNQTLHPGQEEITMAEIDIATGRLLSEIKTIWKGTKGGFLEAPHIYHIGHWYYMMTAEGGTNFNHMITIARNRNLWGDYESCPYNPILTNRHDTSKEIQCTGHGDLIEDNHGNWWMLHLGIRLSRRTMSHLGRETFLTPVEWKEDWPVIGNDGKAKLIEKGPLWEKQREKKCFAPDFGEENWEPDWIFLRNPDFSNYIRGNGTLTIRPSAKLEESQSSPSFTAIRQCDFSCKVEVNLQFSPVLDGDEAGILIYLSSEFYYCFSKKKIDGENYLVVEKKAEDFIQRSCMVKIKGERLRLIIEADALEYRFYYEQEEEEITHFAGRASTRFLSCEIAGKCFTGTVIGLYALCENPSTAEAIFDGFCMK; translated from the coding sequence ATGAAATATATGAATCCAGTTGTACGGGGCTTTCACCCGGATCCGAGTATATGCAAAGTGGGTGAAGATTACTATCTGGTCAACAGTTCTTTCGAATACTTTCCGGGAATTCCTGTCTATCACAGCAGAGATTTGGTAAATTGGAAGCAGATAGGCAATTGCATTACCAGAAAATCACAGATTTCCCTGCAGGGAGCTAAAGATTCAGGAGGAATATGGGCACCGACAATCAGGCATTATGATGGAAAGTTCTATGTTACTTCAACCTTGGATGGGGGTGGAAATTTTATTGTTTCTACAGACGATATTCAGGGAGAGTGGTCGGACCCTGTGTGGGTTCCTATGAGCGGAATTGATCCATCTTTGTATTTTGAAAACAGGAGAACTTATTACTGTACGAATCAGACACTGCATCCGGGTCAGGAAGAAATCACCATGGCTGAGATCGATATAGCTACAGGCAGACTGCTAAGTGAGATTAAAACCATATGGAAAGGGACAAAAGGCGGATTCCTGGAAGCTCCTCACATTTATCATATCGGGCACTGGTACTACATGATGACTGCAGAGGGAGGAACGAATTTCAATCACATGATTACCATAGCAAGAAACAGAAACCTTTGGGGCGATTACGAGAGCTGTCCATATAATCCCATACTCACAAATAGGCATGATACATCGAAAGAAATCCAATGCACCGGACATGGGGATCTAATCGAAGACAATCATGGAAACTGGTGGATGCTGCATCTGGGAATCCGCCTATCCAGAAGAACCATGTCTCATCTTGGAAGAGAGACATTCCTTACACCTGTAGAATGGAAAGAGGATTGGCCTGTTATCGGAAACGATGGGAAAGCAAAGTTAATAGAAAAAGGCCCCCTATGGGAGAAACAAAGGGAGAAAAAGTGTTTTGCACCTGATTTTGGAGAAGAAAACTGGGAGCCAGATTGGATATTTTTAAGAAACCCGGATTTCTCCAATTATATCAGAGGCAATGGTACTCTTACAATTCGGCCATCAGCTAAGTTAGAGGAAAGCCAGAGCAGCCCTTCCTTTACAGCGATAAGACAATGTGATTTTTCCTGTAAAGTGGAGGTAAATTTACAATTTTCTCCTGTATTGGATGGAGATGAGGCGGGGATACTGATTTATTTATCTTCGGAATTTTATTATTGCTTTTCAAAAAAGAAAATCGATGGGGAGAATTACCTTGTGGTAGAGAAAAAAGCCGAAGATTTTATACAAAGGTCCTGTATGGTGAAGATAAAAGGAGAAAGATTACGGCTGATCATAGAAGCGGATGCATTGGAATATCGTTTTTATTATGAACAGGAGGAAGAAGAAATAACCCATTTTGCTGGGAGAGCGTCTACACGCTTTCTTTCCTGTGAAATAGCAGGAAAATGCTTTACAGGAACAGTAATCGGACTATATGCACTGTGTGAAAATCCCTCGACTGCGGAAGCGATATTTGATGGTTTTTGTATGAAATAA
- a CDS encoding glycosyl hydrolase 115 family protein: MMEFKAKRKDLVPVWIGKDETEAVSIAVENLKVDLQKVLETETLLSKVSDAKIVVGTIGVSHEIERYFDLHKLQDETGEFRKEAYILTVTDGRLVIAGTDRRGTIYGIYEFCEWMGVSPWYFWADVPVRKRECIHLPEGYEKIDYPSVEYRGIFINDEEELEHWAKLHMDENTIGTHTYEKIFELLLRLKGNYIWPAMHVNSFNIKKENGALADRMGIVVGTSHCDMLMRSNNREWLPWLSRKGYQDVKYDYSIEGRNREILNEYWRESVQQNKDFEVSYTLGMRGIHDSGFETSMLDGKTDEELRRQKIELLETIISNQDQILEEELTETPLRLFIPYKEVLELYDHGLKIPEDFTMIWANDNYGYIRRYPSIEEQKRPGGHGIYYHNSYWSPPGRSYLFLCSIPLAHTKYELMKAYQEGIQKLWILNVGALKPLEMEAEFFLRLAWEAGRTDERTADTDRYVSQWIDRNFSGDHGQKLAPMINQFSQIANVRKLEMMEDDVFSQTAYGDEAVVRVHKLKEILDKADEVYDSLPADEKDAFFQLVLMRIHAVYLTMCQYYFSDRSTLCCSQGKMQAAKQYVEETRAYEDARRKLIFYYNHNMSGGKWNGIVTPEDFPPPRTAMYPACTPPLSMGETRMLISLWNEEDKISFVSPSTKWLEISNAGAGSFQYKIEAPDWVKLSKKHGQVSREERILISADDTTEKRQGKILITNESDGSNYDIPVEIDPVPADFENPEDDGAVVISMSGVKTKGFRTIPRLGREEGSLLEGYKEGAETSFPIYLTSEGEFLLEVHRFPSLNSTGRIRMGVKIDDGEFRTIESKATDEYRDTWECNSANNVDKLWLKLAHLNHGSHTITLKVIDRYFAVSKLVIYTKKKKENNLGILRGSQELPKTGWILKWADDFYGNFRLKPRKEIFARKSVTKDSLVATDHFIEVPRYAKTKTPEEILKAAYEVFEEKDQAVKIDAVTAYMQTDFAFTEQENWQYCSSESYGRSGLALYIRDKERYWKDVMSAPKLNYQIKCTGGRYCLWVLLRINPTRLYCLGAAVDHNFLSENQLYNQGRLWRYEAEQIWQWLSFADIELSKGKHLLTLAVLSGGVRIDRLYLTKKSDTPPMDLYWDYGLN; this comes from the coding sequence ATGATGGAATTTAAAGCGAAAAGAAAAGACTTAGTTCCTGTATGGATTGGAAAAGATGAGACAGAGGCAGTCAGTATTGCAGTAGAGAATCTGAAGGTCGATTTGCAAAAGGTTTTGGAAACAGAGACATTGTTATCGAAAGTGTCTGATGCAAAAATTGTCGTGGGAACCATCGGTGTCTCTCATGAGATAGAGAGATACTTCGATCTACATAAACTCCAGGATGAAACAGGAGAATTTCGAAAAGAAGCCTATATTCTGACGGTGACCGATGGGCGTCTGGTAATTGCGGGAACGGACAGACGGGGAACAATATACGGAATATACGAGTTCTGTGAATGGATGGGTGTTTCCCCTTGGTATTTCTGGGCAGATGTTCCGGTTCGAAAGCGAGAGTGCATTCATCTTCCGGAAGGATATGAAAAGATTGATTACCCATCCGTGGAATATAGAGGGATCTTTATCAATGATGAAGAAGAACTTGAGCACTGGGCGAAACTTCACATGGACGAGAATACCATAGGAACACATACGTATGAAAAAATATTTGAGCTGCTTCTCCGGCTGAAAGGGAATTATATCTGGCCGGCAATGCATGTCAATTCCTTTAATATAAAAAAAGAAAACGGAGCACTGGCAGACCGGATGGGTATTGTAGTGGGAACCTCTCACTGCGACATGCTGATGCGCAGCAACAACCGGGAATGGCTGCCGTGGCTTTCGAGAAAAGGATATCAGGATGTAAAGTATGACTACTCCATAGAGGGAAGAAACAGAGAAATTTTAAATGAATACTGGAGGGAGAGTGTTCAGCAAAATAAAGACTTTGAAGTGAGTTATACCCTAGGTATGAGGGGGATCCATGATTCCGGATTCGAGACGAGCATGCTCGATGGAAAGACAGACGAGGAGCTTCGGAGACAGAAAATCGAACTACTGGAGACTATTATATCAAATCAGGATCAGATTCTGGAGGAGGAGCTCACCGAGACACCACTTAGATTATTTATTCCGTATAAAGAGGTATTGGAATTATACGATCATGGACTCAAAATTCCGGAAGACTTTACCATGATCTGGGCAAATGACAACTACGGATATATCCGGCGTTATCCCTCCATAGAGGAACAAAAACGGCCGGGGGGACATGGAATTTACTACCACAATTCTTACTGGTCACCGCCGGGAAGATCGTATCTTTTCCTTTGCTCTATTCCTCTGGCCCATACAAAGTATGAGCTGATGAAAGCTTATCAGGAAGGAATTCAGAAGTTGTGGATCCTCAATGTGGGTGCATTGAAGCCTCTGGAGATGGAGGCAGAGTTTTTTCTGCGCCTTGCCTGGGAGGCTGGGAGAACAGATGAAAGAACCGCGGACACGGATCGTTATGTGAGTCAGTGGATTGACAGAAACTTTTCAGGAGACCATGGGCAGAAGCTGGCGCCCATGATCAATCAGTTTTCTCAGATTGCAAATGTCAGAAAGCTTGAGATGATGGAGGACGATGTTTTTTCCCAGACGGCTTATGGGGATGAGGCCGTAGTCAGAGTTCATAAGCTGAAAGAGATTCTGGACAAGGCAGATGAAGTATATGATAGTCTTCCCGCAGATGAAAAGGATGCGTTTTTCCAGCTGGTTTTGATGAGAATTCATGCAGTTTATCTGACGATGTGCCAGTATTACTTTTCAGATAGAAGTACGCTTTGCTGTTCCCAGGGAAAGATGCAGGCAGCGAAACAGTATGTAGAGGAGACAAGGGCATATGAGGATGCCAGAAGAAAACTCATCTTCTACTATAATCACAATATGTCCGGAGGAAAATGGAACGGAATCGTTACACCGGAGGACTTCCCGCCGCCGAGAACGGCGATGTATCCTGCATGTACCCCACCCCTTTCTATGGGAGAAACTAGGATGCTTATTTCTCTTTGGAATGAAGAAGACAAGATTTCTTTTGTCAGTCCTTCCACGAAATGGCTGGAGATTTCCAATGCGGGAGCGGGCAGTTTTCAATATAAGATTGAAGCTCCGGACTGGGTGAAACTTTCGAAAAAACATGGACAGGTGTCCCGGGAAGAGAGAATACTAATTTCAGCAGATGATACAACTGAAAAAAGGCAGGGAAAGATTCTTATTACAAATGAATCAGATGGCAGCAATTACGATATACCGGTAGAGATAGATCCTGTGCCTGCTGATTTTGAGAATCCGGAAGACGACGGAGCAGTTGTGATCTCAATGTCTGGTGTAAAAACAAAAGGATTTCGAACTATTCCGAGACTTGGAAGGGAAGAAGGCAGCCTTCTGGAAGGATACAAAGAAGGGGCAGAGACATCTTTTCCTATATATTTGACCAGTGAAGGAGAATTTCTGCTGGAAGTTCACCGGTTTCCCTCTCTGAATTCTACCGGAAGGATTCGAATGGGCGTGAAGATTGACGATGGTGAATTCCGGACCATAGAGAGTAAAGCCACTGATGAGTATAGGGATACCTGGGAGTGTAACTCCGCAAATAATGTGGACAAGCTCTGGCTGAAACTGGCGCATCTGAACCATGGATCCCATACGATTACCCTGAAAGTAATAGACCGGTATTTTGCAGTTTCTAAATTGGTGATTTATACAAAAAAGAAAAAAGAAAACAATCTCGGGATCCTCCGTGGGAGTCAAGAACTTCCCAAAACGGGGTGGATTTTAAAATGGGCAGATGACTTTTACGGAAACTTCAGACTTAAGCCAAGAAAAGAGATTTTCGCCAGGAAGTCAGTGACAAAAGACAGTCTGGTAGCCACAGATCATTTTATAGAGGTCCCGAGATATGCCAAGACAAAAACTCCTGAAGAAATTCTTAAAGCGGCGTATGAAGTTTTTGAAGAGAAGGATCAGGCAGTAAAGATCGATGCTGTCACTGCGTATATGCAGACAGATTTCGCTTTTACAGAACAGGAGAACTGGCAGTACTGCAGCAGTGAGTCCTATGGAAGAAGTGGTCTGGCATTATATATCAGGGATAAGGAAAGATATTGGAAGGACGTCATGTCTGCGCCAAAGCTTAACTATCAGATCAAATGTACGGGCGGAAGGTATTGTTTGTGGGTGCTGCTTCGAATTAATCCTACAAGATTGTATTGCCTGGGCGCAGCAGTGGATCACAACTTTTTAAGTGAAAATCAATTGTATAATCAGGGACGATTATGGAGATATGAAGCAGAACAGATCTGGCAGTGGCTTTCTTTTGCTGACATAGAACTCAGTAAAGGGAAGCATCTGCTGACATTAGCAGTACTATCAGGGGGTGTCAGGATAGACAGACTTTACCTGACGAAAAAAAGTGACACTCCTCCGATGGATCTGTACTGGGACTACGGGTTAAATTAA
- a CDS encoding glycoside hydrolase family 2 TIM barrel-domain containing protein yields the protein MARKEIGIMTGWEFALEEKGEKHFSEVELPHDWAITGPFKKDMEQGEAQGFRDRWGIGWYRKKLELSEKKDRCCYYLDFGGIYEDSTIWFNGHMAGGRKYGYSPFRLDVTDYVHTGTNEILIRVDNTKKPVDRWYSGAGIYRTVKWIETEKHHLDERKIRVSTAIDNNSGVITVNPGIQGSMRLSAEHDGNMYQTERKEEIITLRIPDAKFWSAEEPNLYHLKLELMDGERCADQITMHVGIREFDFIPDRGMIVNHKPVVLKGVCVHQDIACRGIAATKEMWRTRLMDLKELGCNGIRAAHHMYAEEFLDLCDELGFYVYEECFDKWTGGLYGRYFETEWKKDLTTMVERDRNRTCVFIWGLGNEVENQAQDSMIRLLKMLKGQVVSLDNTRPVTYAMNPHFKRESNVDLSRVKDIQKFVDETDDMEICDMEERLDCIARIADVVDIISCNYQEQWYDKIHERFPDKLILGTEIYQFFKGHENQMQNFICENPSLVPLEKKYVMGGFIWTGFDYLGESMGYPAKGWGGSLIRTNGNRRPSYYIMQSYWSKKPMVYFAVMDYSLKDEGVKEHWDIPIYAEHWHFPQFHRAVIPYMIASNCEEVRLFVNEKEFYLPNPSQCANRLITGFIPYVPGRVKVVGYIQGEEVCSREVVTPDAPVELRFTEGEYVSADCGQQRLLTVRACDEHGNPYFREESLVNFEIEGNGEILAVDNGNLMGNEPYDEAFIHMYHGQASVLVKCGDIPGIIRVSAHASGMKSGSLRCGLNTDK from the coding sequence ATGGCTAGAAAAGAAATAGGAATAATGACTGGATGGGAGTTTGCATTAGAGGAAAAGGGTGAAAAACATTTCTCAGAAGTTGAGCTTCCTCATGACTGGGCGATCACTGGTCCGTTCAAAAAAGATATGGAGCAGGGAGAAGCACAGGGTTTTCGGGACCGCTGGGGAATTGGCTGGTATCGAAAAAAACTTGAGTTAAGTGAAAAAAAGGATAGGTGTTGCTATTATCTGGATTTTGGCGGTATCTATGAGGACAGCACTATATGGTTCAATGGTCACATGGCAGGAGGTCGAAAGTACGGATATAGTCCTTTCCGGCTGGATGTTACCGATTATGTACATACAGGAACCAATGAGATACTAATACGCGTAGACAATACAAAAAAGCCCGTGGATCGCTGGTATAGTGGTGCCGGGATTTATCGGACAGTAAAGTGGATTGAGACAGAAAAACACCATTTGGACGAGCGAAAAATCAGAGTCAGCACCGCGATAGATAATAATTCAGGTGTCATCACTGTGAATCCCGGAATACAGGGGAGTATGCGCCTGAGCGCTGAACATGATGGTAATATGTATCAGACTGAGAGAAAAGAAGAAATCATAACCTTGCGAATTCCTGACGCAAAATTCTGGTCCGCAGAGGAACCAAATCTGTATCATCTGAAACTGGAACTTATGGATGGGGAAAGGTGTGCAGATCAGATTACGATGCATGTGGGAATCCGTGAGTTTGATTTTATTCCTGACCGGGGGATGATCGTAAATCATAAACCGGTAGTATTGAAAGGTGTTTGTGTGCATCAGGACATAGCCTGCAGAGGAATTGCTGCAACAAAGGAGATGTGGCGTACACGGCTTATGGACTTAAAAGAGCTTGGCTGTAACGGTATACGTGCGGCTCATCATATGTATGCAGAGGAGTTCCTGGATTTGTGTGATGAGCTTGGATTTTATGTCTATGAAGAATGCTTTGACAAGTGGACCGGGGGCCTTTACGGCAGGTATTTTGAAACAGAGTGGAAAAAAGACCTGACAACAATGGTAGAAAGAGACCGGAACAGAACATGCGTATTTATCTGGGGGCTTGGAAACGAAGTGGAAAATCAGGCTCAGGACTCTATGATCCGTCTGTTGAAAATGTTGAAAGGACAGGTCGTGTCATTGGACAATACAAGACCGGTAACTTATGCAATGAATCCCCATTTTAAGAGGGAGAGTAACGTGGATTTATCCAGGGTGAAAGATATCCAGAAGTTTGTGGACGAGACAGATGATATGGAAATCTGTGATATGGAAGAACGCCTGGATTGTATTGCGCGGATCGCAGATGTAGTTGATATTATCTCCTGCAATTATCAGGAACAGTGGTATGATAAAATTCATGAAAGATTTCCGGATAAATTGATTCTGGGAACGGAGATTTATCAGTTTTTCAAAGGGCATGAGAATCAGATGCAGAATTTTATCTGTGAAAACCCTTCTCTTGTCCCATTGGAAAAGAAATATGTGATGGGTGGTTTCATATGGACGGGTTTCGACTATCTTGGAGAATCCATGGGGTATCCGGCAAAAGGATGGGGGGGCTCTCTGATCCGCACCAATGGTAATCGCAGACCCTCCTATTACATCATGCAGAGTTACTGGAGCAAAAAACCGATGGTATACTTTGCTGTGATGGATTACAGTCTAAAAGATGAGGGAGTAAAAGAACACTGGGATATTCCGATTTATGCGGAGCATTGGCATTTTCCGCAGTTTCACAGGGCAGTCATTCCCTATATGATTGCCAGCAACTGTGAGGAGGTCAGATTGTTTGTTAATGAAAAAGAGTTCTATCTGCCCAACCCATCTCAGTGTGCCAACCGATTGATTACAGGATTTATTCCCTATGTTCCGGGAAGAGTTAAAGTAGTGGGATATATACAGGGGGAGGAGGTATGCAGCAGGGAAGTTGTCACCCCGGATGCTCCTGTAGAACTAAGATTTACAGAAGGTGAATATGTATCGGCTGACTGTGGTCAGCAGAGACTACTGACAGTCCGGGCATGTGACGAGCATGGAAATCCATACTTTCGTGAAGAGTCTCTCGTAAACTTTGAAATCGAAGGAAATGGAGAAATTCTGGCGGTGGATAATGGGAATCTGATGGGAAATGAGCCCTACGATGAGGCTTTTATTCATATGTATCACGGTCAGGCAAGTGTCCTCGTCAAATGCGGGGATATTCCGGGAATCATCCGGGTATCTGCACACGCATCAGGTATGAAAAGTGGTTCTTTACGGTGTGGCTTGAATACGGATAAGTAA